The Virgibacillus sp. MSP4-1 genome has a segment encoding these proteins:
- a CDS encoding agmatinase family protein has protein sequence MSDEKLYGNTPCFLGGKKASIKDQNVNDYDVLIYGVPWEGAVTWGDYTGVELGPKVIRLNSARYSGYLPELNHIDVLSHYQLADLGDVDVVPADTIETMDRITNFAAKVWDTNAFPVAFGGDHGITYPIVKALSEKVDGKVGIIHLDAHYDNHPDYEGDQYARSTPFARIYESESVRNESIVHMGIHGPRNKPETGKYAAEAGATTITSREIRKSNDLEAMAKHAYDIASKGTDAVYLSICSDVLDFAFNPGGPVDGNGLTSYELVELVHAFAKLGVNGMDYVEVYPQQDANDNSSHFVTTVILYALAGDILRKQNQ, from the coding sequence ATGAGCGATGAAAAGTTATATGGAAATACCCCTTGTTTTTTGGGGGGTAAAAAAGCTTCGATTAAGGATCAGAATGTAAACGATTATGATGTACTTATTTATGGTGTACCGTGGGAAGGTGCGGTCACCTGGGGAGATTACACAGGTGTTGAGCTTGGGCCGAAAGTGATTCGCCTCAATTCTGCCCGTTATTCGGGATATTTACCAGAGTTGAATCATATCGATGTTTTGAGTCATTATCAACTTGCTGATTTAGGTGATGTGGATGTTGTTCCGGCAGATACAATCGAAACGATGGACAGGATCACAAACTTTGCAGCCAAAGTATGGGATACTAACGCCTTTCCTGTTGCGTTCGGCGGGGATCATGGGATTACCTATCCGATTGTAAAGGCCCTAAGTGAAAAGGTCGATGGAAAAGTGGGAATCATTCATCTGGATGCACACTACGATAACCACCCTGATTATGAGGGAGATCAATACGCCAGGAGCACGCCTTTTGCACGCATTTATGAAAGTGAAAGTGTACGAAATGAAAGCATTGTTCATATGGGCATTCATGGGCCAAGAAATAAACCTGAGACGGGTAAGTATGCAGCAGAAGCAGGTGCTACCACGATAACCTCAAGAGAAATCAGGAAAAGCAATGATCTGGAAGCAATGGCAAAGCATGCCTATGATATTGCTAGCAAGGGTACTGATGCGGTTTACTTAAGCATCTGCAGTGATGTGCTGGATTTTGCTTTTAATCCGGGTGGACCAGTGGATGGCAATGGCCTGACTTCCTATGAGTTAGTCGAATTGGTTCACGCCTTTGCGAAATTAGGGGTAAATGGAATGGATTATGTTGAGGTTTACCCTCAGCAGGATGCCAATGATAATTCCTCTCATTTTGTAACAACCGTTATTCTATACGCACTCGCAGGCGACATCCTCAGAAAACAGAATCAATAA
- a CDS encoding tetratricopeptide repeat protein, whose amino-acid sequence MEINIKNRLEQLKESTNTEFINDIVYDFEQEDYENLIRSVETAKQELEFDGEDIYTLNLLEILGYIELNQMTEAEKAIKSIYSKYEEDGVKLHLLGQLAYEVDLKLARKFLSRSLKLFETDSSGVSSIDKARAYLLLAETEEQLSKIPRALKYYDKGLESLSEGEDVNDYLASFLHFKKGMLLAARQEYEQSVESLKMGIDRAGENLDIKIHLLVSLGKIYVSMENYDDGLPYLQEAKTILEEQSSDFETLLAETLTELAYYDYQQEQYSQALANYRRAIQLYEKENKVEPRKLGMIYMQYAHCLESIESPDNKKAGGYYEKGIECLEQVDNGELLENALADVIKFFEKTKNNKKIKKYEQKVVNLLNNRSGAVR is encoded by the coding sequence TTGGAAATAAATATTAAGAACAGGCTCGAACAGCTGAAAGAGAGTACAAATACAGAATTTATAAACGATATCGTCTATGATTTTGAACAGGAAGATTATGAGAACCTTATTCGTTCGGTGGAGACAGCCAAACAAGAGCTGGAGTTTGATGGGGAGGACATATATACGCTGAACCTGTTGGAAATACTGGGATATATAGAACTGAATCAAATGACGGAAGCAGAAAAGGCCATTAAGTCGATTTATAGTAAGTATGAAGAAGATGGTGTCAAACTTCATTTGCTTGGTCAACTTGCTTATGAAGTTGATCTGAAGCTTGCCCGTAAATTTTTATCCCGTTCGCTTAAATTATTTGAGACGGATTCCTCTGGAGTCTCTTCTATTGATAAAGCCAGGGCTTATTTACTATTAGCAGAAACAGAAGAGCAATTAAGTAAAATCCCCCGTGCCTTAAAGTACTATGATAAAGGTCTTGAATCTCTTTCGGAAGGGGAGGATGTCAATGACTATCTGGCCTCTTTTCTGCACTTTAAAAAAGGGATGCTTCTGGCTGCCAGGCAGGAATACGAGCAATCCGTGGAATCGCTAAAAATGGGAATTGATCGTGCAGGTGAAAATCTTGATATAAAGATTCACCTTCTGGTCAGTTTAGGCAAGATTTATGTATCTATGGAAAATTACGACGACGGTCTTCCATATCTCCAGGAAGCTAAAACCATTCTGGAAGAGCAATCATCTGATTTTGAAACCCTGCTTGCAGAAACTTTAACAGAGCTTGCTTACTATGATTATCAGCAGGAACAATACAGTCAGGCATTAGCTAATTATCGCAGGGCCATTCAGCTCTATGAAAAAGAAAATAAGGTGGAGCCGAGAAAGCTTGGCATGATCTATATGCAGTATGCCCATTGTCTTGAGAGCATTGAATCACCTGATAATAAAAAAGCAGGGGGGTATTATGAAAAAGGAATTGAATGTCTTGAGCAAGTAGATAATGGGGAGTTACTGGAAAATGCCCTCGCAGATGTTATCAAATTCTTTGAGAAAACCAAAAACAATAAAAAAATCAAAAAGTATGAGCAAAAGGTCGTGAATTTGCTGAATAACAGAAGTGGGGCAGTAAGGTAA
- a CDS encoding spore coat protein produces MVRRRRRRNDFVDFAGNTWEDDCGCGRRRGARVSDFDCGCGSHRNVRATQCDCGCDSRRGARAGAMMGNRGFNDDDALVDNASYQVEEMHQGSHEVIEIIDSCDVDVTSNDTQIALSIQVAIQIAIAVVVNITIADSNRAEQVTNDLLQRTEMRQINKQKVRIEGSKDVNVTTSDTDIALSLQVLVQVLLAFLIQLDIL; encoded by the coding sequence ATGGTAAGAAGGAGAAGAAGGCGAAACGATTTTGTAGATTTTGCAGGAAATACGTGGGAGGATGATTGTGGCTGCGGAAGACGCAGAGGTGCCAGAGTTAGTGATTTCGACTGTGGCTGTGGATCGCACAGAAATGTCAGAGCAACCCAATGTGACTGCGGCTGTGATTCACGCAGAGGTGCCCGTGCTGGAGCTATGATGGGTAATAGAGGCTTCAATGATGATGATGCACTTGTTGATAATGCTTCCTATCAAGTTGAGGAAATGCATCAGGGATCCCATGAAGTGATTGAGATTATCGACTCCTGTGATGTAGATGTCACATCCAATGACACACAAATTGCTCTATCCATTCAGGTGGCCATCCAAATTGCGATCGCGGTCGTTGTTAATATCACCATTGCAGATTCAAACCGCGCCGAACAAGTAACCAATGACTTGTTACAACGCACGGAAATGCGGCAGATCAATAAACAAAAAGTACGCATCGAAGGATCCAAAGACGTAAACGTTACGACCAGCGATACAGATATCGCCCTGTCCCTGCAAGTACTTGTTCAAGTTCTTCTGGCATTCCTCATCCAGCTGGATATCCTTTAA
- a CDS encoding queuosine precursor transporter, whose amino-acid sequence MFVYLNALFVGLLVLSNILGVKLFSIGDFVLPAAVIVYVITYLITDVIGEVYGKEAAKKTVRAGFFTQIIALLFLFIAIELPAAPLFGNQQEFETILGGSLRVILASTLSYLASQHFDVYFFHRLKRKHGMEKLWLRNNVSTISSQFIDTSLFITIAFWGTVPATALLSMMATQYIFKLIVALLDTPITYLFVKIARKEKESSDLPISA is encoded by the coding sequence ATGTTTGTTTACTTAAATGCTTTATTTGTTGGGTTATTGGTTTTATCAAATATTCTGGGTGTTAAATTATTCAGTATCGGTGATTTTGTTTTACCAGCTGCCGTTATTGTATATGTCATCACCTATTTAATTACAGATGTGATTGGTGAAGTATACGGAAAAGAGGCAGCTAAGAAAACCGTCCGGGCTGGTTTTTTTACTCAAATCATTGCCTTATTGTTCCTGTTTATCGCTATAGAGTTGCCTGCTGCTCCGCTGTTTGGAAATCAGCAGGAATTTGAAACCATTTTAGGCGGCAGTCTCCGTGTGATTTTAGCGAGCACATTGTCCTACCTTGCCAGTCAGCATTTCGATGTGTATTTTTTTCATCGTTTAAAACGAAAACACGGTATGGAGAAGCTGTGGCTGCGAAATAATGTTTCTACTATATCAAGTCAGTTTATCGATACAAGTCTATTCATTACGATTGCTTTTTGGGGAACTGTTCCGGCAACGGCATTACTAAGCATGATGGCCACCCAATATATATTTAAACTGATTGTAGCGCTTCTGGATACACCCATCACTTATCTATTCGTAAAGATCGCCAGAAAGGAAAAGGAAAGTTCAGATTTGCCAATCAGTGCATAA
- the queF gene encoding preQ(1) synthase — protein sequence MSDRKDDELTGLSLLGNQQTKYAFDYTPEVLETFDNQHPNRDYFVKFNCPEFTTLCPKTHQPDFGTVYISYIPDQKMVESKSLKLYLFSFRNHGDFHEDSMNIIMNDLIELMNPRYIEVWGKFTPRGGISIDPYCNYGRPETKYEKMALHRLMNHDMYPEKVDNR from the coding sequence ATGTCCGACAGAAAAGATGATGAGTTGACAGGACTGTCACTGCTGGGTAATCAGCAGACAAAATATGCCTTTGATTATACCCCTGAAGTGCTGGAAACCTTTGATAACCAGCATCCGAATCGCGATTACTTTGTAAAGTTTAATTGCCCGGAATTTACAACCTTATGTCCTAAAACTCACCAGCCGGATTTTGGTACGGTTTATATTAGCTATATCCCTGATCAAAAAATGGTAGAGAGTAAATCTTTAAAACTATACTTATTCAGTTTCCGCAACCATGGAGACTTTCATGAAGATAGTATGAACATTATAATGAATGATTTAATTGAACTTATGAACCCGCGCTACATAGAGGTATGGGGTAAATTCACCCCCAGAGGCGGAATCTCTATTGATCCATATTGCAATTATGGAAGACCAGAAACCAAATATGAAAAAATGGCCTTGCATCGCCTGATGAATCATGATATGTATCCGGAAAAAGTAGATAATCGCTAA